Proteins encoded in a region of the Watersipora subatra chromosome 5, tzWatSuba1.1, whole genome shotgun sequence genome:
- the LOC137397599 gene encoding axoneme-associated protein mst101(2)-like: protein MQSEKALSRREVEGDAEKRKVEGDAEKRKVEGDAEKRKVEGDVEKRKVEVMGRKGKKVEGDAEKRKVEGDAEKRKVEGDVEKRTVEGDAEKRKVEGDAEKRTVEGDAEKRKKRKVEGDAEKRKVEGDVEKRKVEGDAVKRKVEGDAEKRKVEGDVEKRTVEGDAEKRKVEGDAEKRKVEGDAEKRTKRKVEGDAEKRKVEGDVEKRKVEGDAVKRKVEGDAEKRKVEGDVEKRTVEGDAEKRKVEGDAEKRKVEGDAEKRTKRKVEGDVEKRKVEGDGEKKKVEGDAEKRKVEGDAEKRKVEGDVEKRTVEGDGEKRKVEGDVEKRKVEGDGEKKKVEGDAEKRKVEGDAEKRKVEGDVEKRTVEGDVEKRTVEGDTEKRKVEVMRRKGK from the exons ATGCAATCAGAAAAGGCTCTATCCA GAAGGGAAGTAGAGGGTGATgcggagaaaaggaaagtagagggtgatgcggagaaaaggaaagtagagggtgatgcggagaaaaggaaagtagagggtgatgtggagaaaaggaaagtagaggtGATGgggagaaaaggaaa gaaagtagagggtgatgcggagaaaaggaaagtagagggtgatgcggagaaaaggaaagtagagggtgatgTGGAGAAAAGGACAGTAGAGGGTGATgcggagaaaaggaaagtagagggtgatgcggagaaaaggacagtagagggtgatgcggagaaaaggaaa aaaaggaaagtagagggtgatgcggagaaaaggaaagtagagggtgatgtggagaaaaggaaagtagagggaGATGCGGtgaaaaggaaagtagagggtgatgcggagaaaaggaaagtagagggtgatgTGGAGAAAAGGACAGTAGAGGGTGATgcggagaaaaggaaagtagagggtgatgcggagaaaaggaaagtagagggtgatgcggagaaaaggaca aaaaggaaagtagagggtgatgcggagaaaaggaaagtagagggtgatgtggagaaaaggaaagtagagggaGATGCGGtgaaaaggaaagtagagggtgatgcggagaaaaggaaagtagagggtgatgTGGAGAAAAGGACAGTAGAGGGTGATgcggagaaaaggaaagtagagggtgatgcggagaaaaggaaagtagagggtgatgcggagaaaaggaca aaaaggaaagtagagggtgatgtggagaaaaggaaagtagagggtgatgGGGAGAAAAAgaaagtagagggtgatgcggagaaaaggaaagtagagggtgatgcggagaaaaggaaagtagagggtgatgTGGAGAAAAGGACAGTAGAGGGTGATGgggagaaaaggaaagtagagggtgatgtggagaaaaggaaagtagagggtgatgGGGAGAAAAAgaaagtagagggtgatgcggagaaaaggaaagtagagggtgatgcggagaaaaggaaagtagagggtgatgTGGAGAAAAGGACAGTAGAGGGTGATGTGGAGAAAAGGACAGTAGAGGGAGATAcggagaaaaggaaagtagaggtgatgcggagaaaaggaaagtag